The proteins below come from a single Phalacrocorax aristotelis chromosome 24, bGulAri2.1, whole genome shotgun sequence genomic window:
- the GNLY gene encoding granulysin: MAAAFLLVLVAVGAAQATVPKSCQGGPASWCQDMATATQCGREQYCRNLWDSLWEMAEDDMMELGKGKKCSLCTKILGQIKAMAGDDPDEEAVQAVLGKVCRTLGKRLGRFCKVLVKKYQEQISDALQNGDQPKDTCATMGFCKA; encoded by the exons CGGCACAGGCCACGGTCCCCAAGAGTTGCCAGGGTGGCCCCGCATCCTGGTGCCAGGACATGGCCACGGCCACCCAGTGCGGCCGGGAGCAGTACTGCCGCAACCTCTGGGACAGCCTG TGGGAGATGGCTGAAGATGACATGATGGAGCTGGGCAAGGGGAAGAAGTGCAGCCTGTGCACCAAAATCCTGGGGCAGATAAAGGCGATGGCAGGTGACGACCCCGACGAG GAGGCggtgcaggcagtgctgggcaAGGTCTGCCGGACCTTGGGGAAGCGCCTGGGCCGCTTCTGCAAGGTGCTGGTGAAGAAGTACCAGGAGCAGATCAGCGACGCGCTGCAGAACGGCGACCAGCCCAAGGACACCTGCGCCACCATGGGCTTCTGCAAGGCCTGA